Proteins encoded in a region of the Altererythrobacter ishigakiensis genome:
- a CDS encoding threonine ammonia-lyase, whose amino-acid sequence MNSQPAFASEAEARNALTIDHVRSAAERIAGAIVRTPMMHSITLSEIAGCEIWLKFENLQFTAAYKERGALNALLHLTDEQKERGVIAASAGNHSQGLSYHGTRLGVPVTIVMPRTTPMVKVMQTESVGGNVVLHGETFDDAYAYARQLEQERGLTFVHPFDHPLVAAGQGTVALEMLEEQPDLDCMVVPIGGGGLMSGMATVAKTLNPDVEMIGVQAELFPSMYARVRGEEMECGGDTLAEGIAVKAPGEFTSKIVAELVDEILLVDERALEKSVSLLLQIEKTVVEGAGAAGLAAVLANPEKFAGKKVGLVLCGGNIDTRLLANVLLRDLTRQGRLARLRVKLQDRPGALFKVMEEFNAHNVNIIEIYHQRIFTSLPAKGLITDIECEARDRAQLNALVNSLRGKGYNVNLVELN is encoded by the coding sequence ATGAATAGCCAACCGGCCTTTGCCAGCGAAGCTGAAGCGCGCAATGCGTTGACGATTGATCATGTCCGCTCTGCGGCCGAGAGAATTGCGGGCGCCATCGTGCGCACGCCCATGATGCATTCGATTACGTTGTCTGAGATTGCTGGTTGCGAGATTTGGCTGAAGTTCGAAAACTTGCAGTTTACCGCAGCCTATAAAGAACGCGGAGCGCTCAACGCTTTGCTGCATCTGACCGATGAGCAGAAAGAGCGCGGCGTTATCGCGGCCTCTGCCGGAAATCATAGTCAAGGGCTCTCCTATCACGGAACGCGGCTGGGCGTGCCGGTTACAATCGTGATGCCGCGAACCACACCGATGGTTAAGGTCATGCAGACTGAGAGTGTAGGCGGGAATGTTGTGCTCCATGGCGAGACATTTGACGATGCCTATGCCTATGCGCGGCAGTTGGAGCAGGAACGCGGACTGACTTTCGTGCACCCGTTCGATCATCCATTGGTTGCTGCGGGGCAGGGAACTGTCGCGCTCGAAATGCTCGAGGAGCAGCCGGATCTTGACTGCATGGTCGTGCCGATCGGCGGTGGCGGTTTGATGTCTGGCATGGCGACAGTGGCCAAGACGCTTAATCCGGACGTGGAAATGATCGGCGTTCAGGCTGAGCTGTTCCCGTCAATGTACGCCAGAGTGCGCGGCGAAGAGATGGAATGCGGCGGCGATACTCTGGCAGAGGGAATCGCTGTAAAGGCACCAGGCGAATTCACGTCCAAAATCGTCGCCGAGTTGGTTGATGAAATCCTTCTGGTTGATGAGCGCGCACTGGAAAAATCGGTTTCATTGCTGCTCCAGATCGAAAAGACGGTTGTCGAAGGTGCTGGCGCGGCGGGGCTTGCAGCAGTTCTCGCAAATCCTGAGAAATTTGCTGGCAAGAAGGTTGGCCTGGTTTTGTGCGGTGGCAATATCGACACGCGCTTGCTGGCTAACGTTTTGCTGCGTGACTTAACCCGGCAGGGGCGGCTGGCGCGTTTGCGCGTGAAGCTGCAGGATCGCCCGGGTGCGTTGTTCAAGGTGATGGAGGAATTCAACGCCCACAACGTCAACATAATCGAGATTTACCACCAGCGAATCTTTACATCACTGCCTGCCAAAGGCCTGATTACGGACATTGAATGCGAGGCGCGTGATCGCGCTCAGCTAAACGCATTGGTTAACTCGCTGCGGGGCAAGGGCTACAACGTAAACCTCGTCGAGTTGAATTAG
- a CDS encoding NAD(P)-dependent oxidoreductase — protein MNTQTKVAFLGLGVMGGPMAGHLARAGHDVTVYNRTKARTEEWQARWSAEGLQVSLAETPAAAAKGAQMLFTCVGNDLDLEQVLLGENGALDAMSTDSLLVDHTTTSANLARALAAQCEDRGVSFIDAPVSGGQAGAENGKLAIMCGGTAEAMANATPVMDCYAARIVHVGTVGAGQTAKMANQMCIAGVLGGLSEAIRLSQAAGLDLDKTFEAISGGAAQSWQMENRWHTMVKDEFDFGFAIDWMRKDLGYALEEARGLGLSSPISALVDQFYAEVQANGGGRHDTSALISRLPKGEK, from the coding sequence ATGAATACACAAACCAAAGTCGCATTTCTGGGCCTTGGCGTGATGGGCGGCCCGATGGCTGGCCACCTCGCCAGAGCAGGCCATGACGTCACCGTTTACAACCGGACAAAGGCGCGGACGGAAGAATGGCAGGCCAGATGGTCTGCCGAGGGTCTGCAAGTATCACTCGCTGAAACACCCGCCGCCGCTGCCAAGGGCGCGCAGATGCTCTTTACCTGCGTCGGGAATGACCTGGATCTTGAGCAAGTATTGCTGGGAGAGAATGGCGCGCTTGATGCCATGAGCACCGACAGCCTGCTGGTTGATCACACCACCACATCAGCCAACCTTGCACGCGCACTTGCCGCGCAGTGCGAAGATAGAGGTGTCAGCTTCATCGATGCTCCCGTGTCCGGAGGGCAAGCCGGCGCTGAGAATGGCAAGCTGGCCATCATGTGTGGCGGCACGGCAGAGGCAATGGCCAACGCGACACCGGTGATGGATTGCTATGCTGCACGCATTGTTCATGTTGGCACGGTTGGCGCAGGTCAGACGGCAAAGATGGCAAACCAGATGTGCATCGCGGGTGTTTTGGGAGGATTGAGCGAAGCGATCCGCCTCTCACAAGCCGCTGGCCTTGACCTCGACAAGACATTCGAGGCGATATCGGGTGGTGCGGCGCAAAGCTGGCAAATGGAAAATCGCTGGCACACCATGGTGAAGGACGAATTCGATTTCGGATTTGCAATCGACTGGATGCGTAAGGATCTTGGGTACGCACTGGAAGAAGCCCGCGGCCTGGGTCTTTCTTCACCCATTTCAGCTTTGGTCGACCAGTTCTACGCGGAAGTGCAAGCCAATGGCGGCGGGCGGCATGACACCAGTGCACTGATCAGCCGGCTTCCCAAAGGAGAGAAATAA
- a CDS encoding amidohydrolase — protein sequence MFRKLALAGIASVAAMMAAPATADTLIDNVIGITINGEGEVERFSALVIADDGKVRKLVKSGDPRPEGIDYQIDGEGRVMLPGMIDSHVHVMGIGFGQLTLDLSGTNSLEEALQAISDFADANPGRPWILGRGWNQEKWGLGRFPTAAELDAIVPDRPVWLARVDGHAGWANSLAMDRAGVSAATQDPDGGRIIRDAAGNPTGVFVDAAESFINAIVPEPRPSDRDIALRKAQDLLLANGITAVADMGTTIEDWQAFRRAGDNGSLKMRIMAYATDVKTMELIAGPAPTSWLYQDRLRLNGIKLYLDGALGSRGAILKEPYHDEPSHRGLPLLTPAQLRNLMSRAAMDGFQTAIHAIGDAANAEVLNAVEELSATYPGDRRWRVEHAQIVDPADLSKFGAHGIIASMQPLHQTSDRLMAEARLGPDRLGGAYAWRSIAAVGAPLALGSDAPVEPADAFAGLAVAVSRTDAAGEPFGGWIPEETVSREAALAGFTADGAFAGFAEGRFGRLLPGERADFILVDRDPILAPVQSIRETQVLETWIGGEKVFSR from the coding sequence ATGTTCCGTAAACTTGCATTGGCCGGGATAGCCAGCGTTGCCGCCATGATGGCGGCGCCAGCCACAGCTGACACCCTGATCGACAACGTCATAGGCATCACGATCAATGGCGAGGGTGAAGTTGAACGATTTTCAGCTCTCGTAATCGCTGATGATGGCAAGGTGCGCAAACTGGTGAAGAGCGGTGATCCGCGACCCGAAGGCATCGATTACCAGATCGACGGCGAAGGCCGCGTCATGTTGCCCGGCATGATTGACAGTCATGTTCATGTAATGGGCATCGGCTTTGGCCAGCTTACACTCGACCTTTCGGGCACAAACTCACTGGAAGAAGCCTTGCAGGCGATTTCCGACTTTGCCGATGCCAATCCGGGGCGCCCGTGGATTCTGGGGCGCGGCTGGAATCAGGAAAAATGGGGCCTGGGCCGTTTTCCTACCGCTGCAGAACTGGACGCCATAGTCCCCGATCGTCCCGTCTGGTTGGCGCGGGTGGATGGACACGCAGGCTGGGCCAATAGCCTGGCGATGGATCGTGCGGGTGTGAGTGCTGCAACGCAAGACCCGGACGGTGGACGCATTATCCGCGATGCGGCTGGAAATCCGACAGGGGTCTTCGTCGATGCAGCGGAGAGCTTTATAAATGCGATCGTGCCTGAACCGCGGCCTAGCGATCGCGACATCGCATTGCGCAAGGCGCAGGACTTGCTGCTTGCCAACGGCATAACGGCCGTTGCCGACATGGGTACGACAATCGAGGACTGGCAAGCTTTCCGGCGGGCGGGTGACAACGGATCCTTAAAGATGCGCATCATGGCCTATGCGACGGACGTCAAGACGATGGAACTGATTGCAGGACCGGCTCCGACATCCTGGCTTTACCAAGATCGTCTGCGTCTAAATGGTATCAAGCTATACCTCGATGGCGCTCTGGGTTCGCGCGGAGCAATCCTGAAGGAACCCTATCATGATGAGCCAAGTCATCGTGGGTTACCGCTGCTCACGCCTGCGCAGCTGAGGAACCTGATGAGCCGCGCAGCCATGGATGGTTTCCAGACCGCAATCCACGCGATTGGCGATGCGGCCAATGCCGAGGTGCTCAATGCAGTGGAAGAATTGAGCGCGACCTATCCGGGTGATCGTCGCTGGCGTGTCGAGCATGCGCAGATCGTCGATCCGGCAGACTTGTCCAAATTCGGGGCGCACGGAATCATCGCGTCGATGCAGCCGCTTCACCAGACGAGTGACCGGCTGATGGCAGAGGCCCGTCTGGGACCGGATCGGTTAGGGGGTGCCTACGCATGGCGCAGTATAGCCGCTGTCGGCGCACCGCTCGCCCTGGGATCTGACGCGCCCGTCGAGCCGGCCGATGCATTCGCCGGCCTGGCCGTTGCAGTCAGCCGAACAGATGCCGCTGGCGAACCGTTCGGCGGCTGGATTCCTGAAGAAACTGTATCTCGCGAAGCCGCGCTGGCGGGCTTCACAGCTGATGGTGCATTTGCAGGTTTTGCCGAAGGCCGGTTCGGCCGACTGCTACCGGGCGAGCGCGCAGACTTCATTCTTGTTGACCGCGACCCAATACTTGCACCAGTTCAAAGTATTCGTGAGACTCAAGTACTCGAGACTTGGATTGGCGGAGAGAAAGTATTTTCCAGATAA
- the tatC gene encoding twin-arginine translocase subunit TatC encodes MALKIRDIDETEAPLLDHLIELRTRLLRCVVALAIGFGISFYFADPILGFLVQPLKDAFPEGEGQLIFTKLYEVFFVELKVALFAGFFFSFPIIANQLWAFVAPGLYAKEKKAFLPFLIATPVLFTAGAALAYFVVMPTAFRWFLGFEGEAGGLTIEALPAAGEYLGLVMQFILAFGISFLLPVLLLLLNRAGIVTRQQLAGARRYVIVGVVALAAVVTPPDPGSQVILAIPLLVLFEGSLLLMRLQERKDTGSDVTTPDPPADGKTD; translated from the coding sequence ATGGCGCTCAAGATCCGCGACATTGACGAGACCGAAGCGCCATTGCTCGACCATCTGATTGAGCTGCGCACACGGCTGCTGCGCTGTGTTGTGGCACTTGCGATCGGCTTTGGAATCAGTTTCTATTTTGCCGATCCCATCCTTGGGTTTCTCGTCCAGCCATTGAAGGACGCGTTTCCTGAAGGGGAGGGGCAGCTGATCTTCACCAAGCTTTACGAGGTCTTCTTTGTTGAGCTGAAGGTGGCACTGTTTGCGGGCTTCTTCTTTAGCTTTCCAATTATTGCGAACCAGCTTTGGGCGTTTGTTGCCCCCGGGCTCTATGCCAAGGAAAAGAAGGCGTTTCTGCCATTTCTGATCGCTACCCCGGTACTGTTCACCGCAGGAGCAGCGCTGGCCTATTTTGTCGTGATGCCGACGGCGTTTCGCTGGTTCCTTGGCTTCGAGGGTGAGGCCGGAGGGCTCACGATCGAGGCGCTGCCCGCTGCAGGCGAATATCTTGGTTTGGTGATGCAGTTCATCCTGGCATTCGGCATCAGCTTTCTGTTGCCGGTGTTGCTCCTGCTGCTCAACCGCGCAGGAATTGTCACGCGCCAACAACTTGCAGGAGCGCGGCGCTATGTCATTGTTGGTGTTGTCGCGTTGGCGGCAGTCGTCACACCACCGGATCCGGGCTCTCAGGTCATCCTGGCGATACCGCTGTTAGTGCTCTTCGAAGGCTCTCTCCTGCTGATGCGATTGCAGGAACGAAAGGATACGGGCTCCGATGTGACCACGCCTGATCCACCAGCCGATGGTAAAACTGACTAG
- the tatB gene encoding Sec-independent protein translocase protein TatB: MFDIGAAELLVIVVVAVIVIGPKDLPKALRTAGSWIGKVRRVSAHFRSGIDTMIREAELEEMEQKWKARNEEIMARTGTAEDYAADEMTGPPTVADEAGGAKAAKPTQPAKPTQPAKPDPVPNEPALPLDEPGEEKGRDN, encoded by the coding sequence ATGTTCGACATCGGCGCCGCCGAGCTGCTGGTGATCGTAGTGGTGGCCGTCATCGTCATCGGCCCCAAAGACTTACCCAAGGCCCTGCGCACCGCAGGAAGCTGGATCGGTAAAGTGCGCCGTGTTTCCGCCCATTTCCGAAGCGGGATCGATACCATGATCCGCGAAGCGGAGCTTGAGGAAATGGAGCAGAAATGGAAGGCGCGCAATGAAGAGATCATGGCGCGCACGGGCACGGCGGAAGACTATGCGGCGGATGAAATGACAGGGCCGCCGACTGTTGCGGATGAGGCAGGGGGAGCAAAGGCAGCCAAACCAACACAGCCAGCCAAGCCGACACAGCCAGCCAAGCCGGATCCGGTACCAAATGAACCGGCGCTGCCCCTTGATGAGCCGGGCGAAGAGAAGGGGCGCGATAACTGA
- a CDS encoding twin-arginine translocase TatA/TatE family subunit, whose protein sequence is MGGIGIWQILIVALVILVLFGRGRISEMMGDFGKGISSFKKGMSEEEAQSSKPAAQIEGQAKDAASEAKHTADPQPAPRADTPDQSN, encoded by the coding sequence ATGGGCGGTATCGGTATTTGGCAAATCCTGATTGTGGCTTTGGTCATTCTGGTGCTGTTCGGGCGTGGCCGTATTTCTGAAATGATGGGTGATTTCGGTAAGGGAATCAGCAGTTTCAAAAAAGGTATGAGCGAGGAAGAGGCGCAATCTTCCAAACCCGCCGCCCAGATCGAAGGCCAGGCGAAGGATGCCGCCAGCGAAGCGAAGCACACGGCGGACCCGCAGCCGGCGCCGCGCGCTGATACGCCTGACCAGAGCAACTAA
- the scpB gene encoding SMC-Scp complex subunit ScpB encodes MTVDALAGHLGGLENAAVREALKELQEHYSERGLQLVERGKRWHFETAPDLAHLLRREREQVRRLSRAATEVLAIIAYHEPVSRAEIEAIRGVQTAKGTLDVLMEAGWIKLAGRREVPGRPVIYATTPEFLDHFGLSSRRDLPGIDELKAAGLLDPVDDAYDALQEDQGEDGSDPEEADADTCEASDDSETAESSAA; translated from the coding sequence ATGACGGTTGACGCGCTCGCTGGTCACTTGGGCGGTCTGGAGAACGCGGCCGTTCGAGAGGCGCTCAAGGAGCTGCAGGAGCATTATTCAGAGCGTGGATTACAGCTGGTGGAACGCGGCAAGCGCTGGCATTTCGAGACTGCGCCCGATCTTGCGCACTTGCTGCGGCGCGAGCGCGAACAGGTTCGCCGCCTTAGCCGTGCAGCAACAGAGGTGCTTGCAATCATTGCCTATCACGAACCTGTCAGCCGGGCAGAGATCGAGGCGATTCGCGGTGTCCAAACGGCCAAAGGCACGCTTGATGTGTTAATGGAAGCGGGCTGGATCAAGCTCGCAGGCAGGCGCGAAGTGCCCGGACGGCCCGTAATCTATGCAACGACGCCTGAATTTCTCGATCACTTTGGGCTTTCCAGCCGCCGCGATCTGCCCGGCATCGATGAACTAAAGGCCGCTGGCCTGCTTGACCCGGTCGATGATGCATATGATGCCTTGCAGGAAGATCAGGGCGAGGACGGCAGTGATCCCGAGGAAGCAGACGCAGATACCTGCGAGGCATCGGATGACAGTGAAACCGCTGAATCGTCAGCAGCCTGA
- a CDS encoding segregation and condensation protein A, whose translation MSEDGLLFDAPAGDAEPEGWDGVASTASKGQDTALYLELEGWEGPLDLLLDLARRQKVDLRQISILALVDQYLGYIDRAEALKLELAADYLVMAAWLAYLKSSLLLPKDEQEDPSPEELALKLQLRLQRLGAMREAAARLMARDRIGRDIFVRGAPEGLRIDRKTQWTCDSYALIQGYGQVKARTAPKIYHVSDRPVMTLDSALDRVSAMLGVTLEWMEIREFLPPHAEPRLRKSALASSFVAALELARLGKAEIAQEEVFGEMRIRRIAQ comes from the coding sequence ATGAGCGAAGACGGCCTGCTGTTTGATGCGCCCGCTGGCGATGCGGAACCCGAAGGCTGGGATGGCGTGGCATCCACAGCTTCGAAAGGCCAAGACACAGCGCTTTATCTGGAGCTTGAAGGGTGGGAAGGTCCACTCGACCTGCTGCTTGACCTGGCTCGGAGGCAGAAAGTTGATTTGCGGCAGATTTCGATCCTGGCGCTGGTGGATCAGTATCTTGGCTATATCGATCGCGCAGAAGCGCTGAAGCTGGAGTTAGCGGCAGACTATCTCGTGATGGCTGCCTGGCTGGCTTATCTGAAATCTTCGCTCTTGCTGCCGAAGGATGAACAGGAGGACCCGAGTCCGGAAGAGCTGGCACTTAAGCTGCAATTACGGCTTCAGCGGCTGGGCGCAATGCGCGAGGCGGCGGCGCGGCTCATGGCGCGCGACCGGATCGGCCGTGATATTTTCGTGCGAGGCGCGCCTGAAGGGCTCAGGATCGACCGCAAGACGCAGTGGACTTGTGACAGCTATGCGCTGATCCAGGGCTATGGGCAGGTCAAGGCACGCACTGCGCCGAAGATCTACCACGTGTCGGACCGTCCTGTGATGACACTGGACAGCGCGCTTGACCGCGTGTCTGCAATGCTGGGTGTGACCCTGGAGTGGATGGAAATACGAGAATTCCTGCCGCCCCATGCCGAGCCGCGGCTGCGCAAGTCGGCGCTCGCCTCCAGCTTCGTGGCGGCGCTTGAACTGGCGCGTTTGGGCAAGGCTGAAATTGCGCAAGAGGAAGTTTTCGGCGAAATGCGCATCCGGAGGATCGCACAGTGA
- the nagZ gene encoding beta-N-acetylhexosaminidase, producing the protein MTPAIFGIAGAKLTAEERAFFKEADPAGYILFGRNCVDPQQLRALTDDLRSIHGRDRLLVSIDQEGGRVARLRPPHWSAYPSGQAFDELYKIAPASAIEATRAGAHAMALELSAMGVTVDFHPLVDVRQPGAHDVIGDRALGSEPMQVAALGRAILDGLAKGGVAGCIKHMPGHGRTTTDTHHEMPTVTASDEELEIDIAPFRALNHAPIGMTGHLLFTAWDSENPATLSPYVIREIIRKRIGFDGLLLTDDIDMEALDGSVPERAARAHSAGCDIVLNCWAKMADMVAIADILPAMGDVTSQRLEIALANTNVRHDLGEHTELLAQRDALLELAGEAA; encoded by the coding sequence ATGACGCCTGCGATTTTCGGGATTGCTGGAGCCAAGCTCACGGCCGAGGAGCGCGCTTTCTTCAAGGAAGCCGACCCTGCGGGTTATATCCTGTTCGGTCGCAACTGCGTCGATCCGCAGCAATTGCGGGCTTTGACTGATGATTTGCGAAGCATTCATGGCCGAGACCGGCTGCTGGTCTCGATTGATCAAGAGGGTGGGCGCGTCGCGCGGCTCAGGCCACCACATTGGTCTGCATACCCGTCGGGTCAGGCGTTTGATGAGTTGTACAAGATAGCCCCTGCAAGCGCGATTGAAGCAACGCGTGCCGGAGCCCATGCCATGGCGCTTGAGCTGTCTGCAATGGGCGTTACCGTAGATTTTCATCCACTGGTTGATGTGCGTCAGCCAGGAGCACATGACGTTATCGGTGACCGCGCATTGGGTAGCGAACCCATGCAAGTTGCGGCGCTAGGACGGGCTATTCTTGATGGCCTGGCCAAAGGAGGTGTTGCTGGCTGTATCAAGCACATGCCGGGCCATGGGCGAACAACAACGGATACGCATCATGAGATGCCAACCGTGACCGCCAGCGACGAAGAGCTGGAGATTGATATCGCCCCATTCCGAGCGCTCAATCATGCCCCGATCGGGATGACCGGACATCTACTTTTTACGGCGTGGGACAGTGAAAATCCCGCCACGCTCTCCCCTTATGTTATCAGAGAGATAATCCGAAAACGGATCGGGTTTGATGGTCTGTTGTTAACCGACGACATTGATATGGAAGCGCTGGATGGTTCGGTGCCGGAACGGGCTGCGCGCGCGCACTCTGCGGGCTGCGATATCGTGCTGAATTGCTGGGCCAAGATGGCGGATATGGTCGCAATCGCGGATATACTGCCTGCGATGGGTGATGTAACGTCGCAGCGATTGGAGATAGCATTGGCCAATACGAATGTACGTCACGATCTGGGCGAACATACGGAATTGTTAGCGCAACGAGACGCATTGCTCGAACTGGCGGGGGAAGCGGCATGA
- a CDS encoding SPOR domain-containing protein, whose amino-acid sequence MIAASERDGENELALDSDDSLPWLESDEYDPEEGNVDTSRIVALAGFLLLLLVAGIGGVWWYSNSLVGDEIIADGSTIKAPDTPYKERPADPGGKEFAGTGNVAPGVGEGVTSETQLAEAESSAPVAAPDAAPRPMITTSMDGEGAQESGVAVQVGAYGSRAKAEAGWVTLRGQTTLLNGVRYRVVKGQADIGTVYRLQALPGDLAAARTLCAGLKEDGVACNVKQ is encoded by the coding sequence ATGATCGCGGCGAGTGAGAGGGATGGCGAAAACGAATTGGCGCTGGATAGCGATGATAGCCTTCCTTGGCTCGAATCTGATGAGTATGATCCTGAAGAGGGCAATGTCGATACGTCACGCATCGTAGCACTTGCAGGATTTCTGCTATTGCTATTGGTCGCGGGAATTGGCGGTGTCTGGTGGTACTCCAACAGTCTTGTCGGTGACGAAATCATCGCAGACGGAAGTACGATCAAGGCTCCCGATACTCCGTATAAAGAACGTCCGGCAGATCCAGGTGGTAAGGAATTCGCCGGCACCGGGAACGTTGCCCCCGGGGTTGGCGAAGGCGTTACTAGCGAAACCCAACTCGCTGAAGCAGAGTCAAGCGCGCCAGTAGCAGCGCCAGATGCCGCACCGCGTCCGATGATTACGACAAGTATGGACGGGGAAGGCGCGCAGGAATCCGGTGTTGCCGTCCAGGTTGGCGCGTATGGTTCACGGGCCAAGGCGGAGGCTGGCTGGGTGACTTTACGTGGGCAGACAACTTTGCTCAACGGCGTCCGCTATCGCGTGGTCAAAGGGCAGGCTGATATTGGCACGGTCTATCGTTTGCAGGCTCTACCTGGCGATCTGGCCGCTGCACGGACCTTATGCGCCGGACTGAAAGAGGACGGCGTTGCCTGTAATGTGAAGCAGTAG
- the argS gene encoding arginine--tRNA ligase — protein MSDAMTLYKIFEGKVAAVLAALEAEGVLPEGTNTANVAVEPPRDASHGDLATNAAMVLAKQAKTNPRMLAEAIVGRLNDDPEIASAEIAGPGFINLRLESDVWLNELNVIAGQADSYGRSQIGAGKRVNVEYVSANPTGPMHMGHCRGAVVGDALSSLLEFAGHDVTREYYINDAGGQVDVLARSAHMRYLEALGEDIGEIPEGLYPGDYLKPVGEYLASELGDRFKDVPEEGWLPIFRAEAVEKMMDRIKADLAMLGIHHDEFASEAALQAAGKPEAAEAWLREHGFVYDGVLEAPKGKAPPEDWEPVELPLFRSTQFGDDQDRPIKKSNGAWTYFGADLAYHMQKAESADALIDIWGADHAGTVKRIKAAVAALSEGQGRTVPFDVKLVQMVQLMRGGEPVKMSKRSGNFITIADMVEEVGKDVVRFTMLTRKPEAQMEFDFAKVVEASKDNPVFYVQYAHARIRSTLRKAAEEGLTASADNLLLLGAEELSLIKQAAQFPREVEAAAKAREPHRIAFYLYDLASALHSFYTLGRTDTDKRFIAAENAELTAARLFLADQLGQVIRNGLRILGVDAVEEM, from the coding sequence ATGTCCGATGCAATGACACTCTACAAGATTTTCGAAGGCAAGGTTGCAGCGGTGCTCGCTGCACTCGAAGCCGAGGGCGTGCTCCCTGAAGGCACGAATACTGCCAATGTTGCAGTCGAGCCGCCCCGCGATGCGAGCCATGGTGATTTGGCGACAAATGCTGCGATGGTGCTGGCCAAGCAGGCTAAGACCAATCCGCGCATGCTGGCCGAAGCTATCGTGGGCAGGTTGAACGATGATCCCGAGATTGCGAGCGCTGAAATCGCCGGGCCAGGCTTCATCAATCTTCGCCTCGAGTCTGACGTCTGGCTAAACGAGCTGAATGTGATTGCAGGACAGGCGGATAGCTACGGTCGTTCGCAGATCGGCGCTGGCAAGCGTGTCAACGTCGAATATGTCTCGGCCAACCCGACTGGCCCGATGCATATGGGCCACTGCCGCGGAGCCGTGGTCGGTGACGCATTGTCGAGCTTGCTGGAATTTGCAGGGCACGACGTCACGCGCGAATACTATATCAACGATGCCGGTGGGCAGGTCGATGTCCTCGCCCGGTCCGCACACATGCGTTATCTGGAAGCGCTTGGCGAAGATATTGGCGAGATTCCGGAGGGTCTTTATCCAGGCGACTATCTGAAGCCTGTCGGCGAATATCTGGCGAGCGAGTTGGGTGATCGTTTCAAGGACGTACCAGAAGAAGGATGGTTGCCAATCTTTCGGGCAGAAGCCGTTGAAAAGATGATGGACCGGATCAAGGCGGACCTTGCCATGCTCGGCATCCATCATGACGAGTTTGCCTCTGAAGCTGCGCTGCAGGCCGCGGGGAAACCGGAAGCTGCCGAAGCATGGCTGCGGGAGCATGGCTTTGTTTATGATGGCGTGCTTGAGGCGCCGAAAGGAAAGGCGCCGCCAGAAGACTGGGAGCCAGTGGAACTGCCGCTTTTTCGCTCGACCCAGTTTGGTGACGATCAGGATCGGCCAATCAAGAAATCCAACGGCGCCTGGACCTATTTTGGCGCTGATCTGGCCTATCACATGCAAAAGGCCGAAAGCGCCGATGCCTTGATTGATATCTGGGGCGCAGACCATGCCGGAACCGTGAAGCGGATCAAGGCTGCGGTTGCCGCTTTGTCAGAGGGGCAGGGCAGGACAGTCCCGTTTGACGTCAAACTGGTTCAAATGGTTCAACTGATGCGCGGCGGCGAGCCGGTCAAAATGTCGAAACGTTCCGGCAACTTCATCACCATCGCCGATATGGTCGAGGAAGTCGGCAAAGATGTTGTCCGCTTCACAATGCTGACCCGCAAGCCCGAAGCGCAAATGGAATTTGACTTTGCAAAGGTCGTCGAGGCTTCGAAAGACAATCCGGTCTTCTATGTTCAGTATGCGCATGCCCGTATACGTTCTACCCTGCGCAAGGCGGCAGAGGAGGGGCTGACCGCTTCTGCGGATAATCTCTTGCTGTTGGGCGCAGAGGAGTTAAGCCTGATCAAGCAAGCAGCTCAGTTCCCGCGCGAAGTCGAAGCCGCTGCGAAGGCGCGTGAGCCGCACCGGATAGCCTTCTATCTCTACGATCTCGCGAGTGCTCTGCACTCATTCTACACACTCGGAAGGACTGATACCGACAAACGCTTTATCGCGGCAGAAAATGCCGAACTGACCGCAGCAAGGCTTTTCCTCGCGGATCAGTTAGGGCAGGTTATCCGCAACGGCTTACGTATTCTGGGGGTCGATGCTGTTGAGGAGATGTGA